The Streptomyces sp. M92 nucleotide sequence CAGTGCCGGGGCGTCCGACAGCCGCTCCAGGCGGATCCGCCCGGCGAGCGGGGCCAGGAGGGCGGTGAGCCGGTCGGCGGGTATGCCGACCGGGGTGACGGCCCCCCACACTCCCTCCACGAGGACCAGCCGGCCTCCCGGACGCAGCAACTCCCGCCAGTGCCGCAGGGCCCGGCCGGGGTCGGGCAGCGTCCACAGCACGTGCCGGACGAGCACGGCGTCGAAGCGCTGCTCGCCCACCGGGGGCGCCTCGGCGTCACCGGTCAGAAACACCGCGTCACGACCGGCGAGTTTGGTCCTGGCCCGCTCCACCATGGCCGGTGACAGGTCGACACCGGTGACGCGGTGTCCCTGCTCGGCCGCGAGGAGCGACAGGCTGCCGGTCCCGCAGCCCAGGTCGAGGAGTTCGCCGGGCCGCTCGGGCAGCCAGGATCTCAACCGCGCGGCCCAGGCCCGGCGCACGCCGGGGTCCCGCAGGCCGTGGTCCGGCTCGTCGTCGAAGTCGGCGGCCCGTGCGTCCCAGTCGATGCCCCATGTGCTACTCAACGCGCTCGCTCCGTCACCGTCGTTGTCCATGTGCCCAGGGTGACACCCGGCACTGACAACGCGGTCGGGGCGCGGGAACGTGACAACCGCCACTGACAGGGACGCATCGATGGGCAAGTCTCGGGGAAAGGGTCTACCTCCGTGAGAACGCGGAACCCGGTGGATCCGTAAGGAGGCAGCCATGCGCCGTCTGACCGTGCAGAAGCCCCTGAAGAAGACCGACGCCCGCCGTGTCCGCGAGGAGGCGGACACGCGTCCCTCGGGACGCCCGGAGGTCCGCGAGGACATCGCGCGCACCTGGTGGCCGGACAGCTGACCGGACCGGTCGCGATGAGACGCGTCAGAGCAGCCGCTTGCGGTAGTGGACGCGGTCGTAGGGCCCGTCCACCCGGCGCTCCACGGCCTCGTACCCGTACTTCGGGTAGATCCGCTGGTTCTCCCACATCATGGCGTTGGTGTAGAGCCTGACCTCGGGCAGGCCCAGCGCACGCGCGTGCGCGTCCACGAACCGCAGCAGCCGCCGCCCCACGCCCGTGCCGTGCGCGTCGGGGTGGACGGCGATGCTGTCGAGGAACAGGTGGTCCGCGTACGTCTCCACGACGACGAGGCCCGCGACGCCCGTGCCGGGTCCGCCGGTGACGAACACCTTGCCCGCGGCCACGTTCGCCGCGTGGTCCGCCTCCATGGGCTGCGGCACCACGCCGATGCGCTCGATGTAGGGGCGGTAGGCGGCGTCGGTGACGGCCTTCACCACCGGTACGTCCGCGGTGACCGCCTGCCGGATCCGCTCTTCTCCCATGCCGCGAACGGTAGCTACCTCAGCCCAGCCTGAGCACTCCCTTAACGCGACCATAAGGATCTCCATCACCCGCCTCCAGCAGGCGATTTCACGGTTTCTTGGGGCTAGCTTGCTGATCAACCCCACGGGTTCCGGCCCGAGTTCCACATCCCCAGTGACCGTTTCGAGGAGTTCCCCATGCCCGCACCGTCCGCGCCCCGCAGGGTCGCCGCCGTCGCCGTCGCCGGCCTCGCCCCGCTCGCCCTGACCACCCTGGCCGCCGCTCCCGCGTCGGCGCACGGTTCGATGGGCGACCCGGTCAGCCGGGTGTCGCAGTGCCACGCCGAGGGGCCCGAGAACCCGAAGTCGGCCGCGTGCAAGGCTGCCGTCGCGGCCGGCGGCACCCAGGCGCTGTACGACTGGAACGGCATCCGCATCGGCAACGCCGCCGGCAAGCACCGGGAACTGATCCCGGACGGCAAGCTGTGCAGCGCCAACGACCCGGCGTTCAAGGGCATGGACCTGGCCCGCGCCGACTGGCCCGCGACCAGCGTGAGCAGCGGCTCGTACACCTTCAAGTACCGCGTGACGGCCCCCCACA carries:
- a CDS encoding GNAT family N-acetyltransferase, with amino-acid sequence MGEERIRQAVTADVPVVKAVTDAAYRPYIERIGVVPQPMEADHAANVAAGKVFVTGGPGTGVAGLVVVETYADHLFLDSIAVHPDAHGTGVGRRLLRFVDAHARALGLPEVRLYTNAMMWENQRIYPKYGYEAVERRVDGPYDRVHYRKRLL
- a CDS encoding class I SAM-dependent methyltransferase — encoded protein: MDNDGDGASALSSTWGIDWDARAADFDDEPDHGLRDPGVRRAWAARLRSWLPERPGELLDLGCGTGSLSLLAAEQGHRVTGVDLSPAMVERARTKLAGRDAVFLTGDAEAPPVGEQRFDAVLVRHVLWTLPDPGRALRHWRELLRPGGRLVLVEGVWGAVTPVGIPADRLTALLAPLAGRIRLERLSDAPALWGRAVADERYAVVVTPG